A genomic region of Lysinibacillus sp. 2017 contains the following coding sequences:
- a CDS encoding peptide ABC transporter ATPase, with protein sequence MQKYMYQSLGDIKSTVPQPIYNEQGEHIQSVQRVYDNGLKKLLDNYFDNRYFLKYEVLDKNGQAIFQTKKIFRRGKVWFEARNLASNKKYIINYENWRIGVPELFVTGNNVKMKIDKEMEDWSTFIVDEQVIARWLANYNEQSKLFDITLELSEEAPIQDIAYYIAIAQATLFIGV encoded by the coding sequence ATGCAAAAGTATATGTATCAATCATTAGGTGACATCAAATCAACAGTACCGCAGCCAATTTATAATGAACAGGGTGAGCATATTCAAAGTGTGCAACGGGTTTATGATAACGGATTGAAAAAGTTGCTCGATAATTATTTTGATAATCGGTATTTTTTGAAATATGAAGTGCTCGATAAAAATGGTCAAGCAATTTTTCAAACAAAGAAAATTTTTCGCCGAGGTAAAGTATGGTTCGAGGCACGAAATCTTGCATCGAATAAAAAATATATTATTAACTATGAAAACTGGCGAATAGGTGTGCCCGAGCTATTCGTTACAGGAAATAATGTTAAAATGAAAATTGATAAAGAGATGGAAGATTGGTCTACATTTATCGTTGATGAACAAGTAATTGCACGTTGGCTTGCTAATTATAATGAACAAAGTAAATTGTTCGATATCACATTGGAACTTTCAGAGGAAGCACCAATTCAAGATATCGCTTATTATATCGCCATTGCACAAGCAACATTATTTATTGGGGTATAG
- a CDS encoding thymidylate synthase: MNVVFVLTETAEEVLKMVSHDVAGLLAAVKGESVSFPFGTYQYDSHTLDHYLIDGVYNQELVIYLKPEQNKNETVFPI; encoded by the coding sequence ATGAACGTAGTATTTGTATTAACAGAAACAGCAGAAGAAGTGCTGAAAATGGTATCTCATGACGTTGCAGGATTACTTGCTGCGGTTAAGGGGGAGAGCGTATCTTTCCCATTCGGTACGTATCAATATGACAGCCACACACTCGATCATTATTTAATAGATGGGGTTTACAATCAAGAATTAGTTATTTATTTAAAACCAGAACAAAATAAAAACGAAACAGTTTTTCCAATTTAA
- a CDS encoding Na/Pi cotransporter family protein, with amino-acid sequence MLTIFGGIGLFLLGMTMLTNGLKEIAGDALKRWLNTFTKGRISAVISGAVMTLLVQSSTATTLLTIGFVSAGLLTFMQSIGVIIGANIGSTSTGWIISLIGFKISLQTMALPIIGIGVFMSLIAPNDIKKFGNVFAGFGLLFLGIDMLQQGMGSAQDLISFESIPADSIISIFLLIVIGVVMTVIMQASSAAMAATLAALFTGAIDFEQAAYLVIGQNIGTTATALFASIGASVSAKRTAMTHLMFNLITALIVTMIFSYFVKATKSITVFISGEFDQTLGLAIFHTLFSLVGALIFIPLMKPFANLLIKMVPERENALTRNLDNSLVEMPSVAIEVSFKTMREIMLELTKTQQMLMNVKKVTVEYEKKMLEIEEAIDSTRKFLDGILVTSKRERLKLISILHTLDHLIRLIKVLREQQKVEALYLQEKLMLEWQEMLTTIEEKLIHEEKMLDISIILEQTSQQMAQERRDKRNQYFERSVSNETQLDLAVSKVESLLWIDRLVYHYWRATARMAEYQTANDE; translated from the coding sequence ATGCTCACGATTTTTGGTGGGATTGGTCTATTTTTACTCGGGATGACGATGTTAACAAATGGCCTAAAAGAAATTGCCGGCGATGCATTAAAGCGATGGTTAAATACGTTTACAAAAGGTCGAATTAGTGCGGTGATTTCCGGTGCTGTGATGACGTTACTTGTACAATCATCAACAGCCACAACCCTTCTAACAATTGGTTTTGTTAGTGCAGGGTTATTAACCTTTATGCAATCGATAGGCGTTATTATCGGTGCGAATATAGGTAGTACGAGTACAGGTTGGATTATTTCTTTAATCGGTTTCAAAATTAGTTTACAAACGATGGCATTACCAATTATTGGTATAGGAGTATTTATGTCTCTGATTGCACCTAATGATATTAAGAAGTTTGGAAATGTTTTTGCAGGTTTTGGTCTTTTATTTTTAGGAATTGATATGCTTCAACAAGGAATGGGTTCTGCACAAGATTTAATTTCATTCGAATCGATTCCAGCAGACTCGATTATCTCGATTTTCTTATTAATCGTCATCGGCGTTGTGATGACCGTTATTATGCAAGCATCAAGCGCGGCAATGGCTGCTACATTAGCTGCATTATTTACAGGGGCAATCGATTTTGAACAAGCAGCTTATTTAGTCATCGGGCAAAACATTGGTACAACTGCAACCGCTCTATTTGCATCTATCGGTGCATCGGTTTCTGCAAAACGAACGGCGATGACCCATTTAATGTTCAACCTAATTACCGCCTTAATTGTTACAATGATTTTCTCGTATTTTGTTAAGGCGACAAAATCGATTACTGTTTTTATCTCCGGAGAATTTGATCAGACATTAGGTTTGGCCATTTTCCACACGCTGTTTAGTCTAGTAGGGGCACTTATTTTTATTCCACTTATGAAGCCATTTGCGAATTTACTCATTAAAATGGTACCAGAACGTGAGAATGCCTTAACGCGTAATTTAGATAACAGCTTAGTTGAGATGCCTTCAGTAGCAATTGAAGTGTCATTTAAAACGATGCGTGAGATTATGTTAGAACTAACAAAAACGCAACAAATGTTAATGAATGTGAAAAAAGTAACCGTTGAATACGAAAAGAAAATGTTAGAAATTGAGGAAGCAATTGATAGTACCCGTAAATTTTTAGATGGTATTTTAGTGACTTCAAAAAGAGAACGTTTAAAACTTATTTCAATTTTACATACACTGGATCATTTAATTCGATTAATTAAAGTATTACGTGAGCAGCAAAAAGTAGAGGCCTTATACTTACAAGAAAAACTAATGCTAGAATGGCAAGAAATGTTAACGACAATAGAAGAAAAATTAATTCACGAAGAAAAGATGCTGGATATTTCCATTATTCTTGAGCAAACTTCTCAGCAAATGGCACAGGAACGTCGTGATAAACGAAACCAATATTTTGAGCGCTCTGTATCAAATGAAACACAATTAGATTTAGCGGTTTCGAAAGTAGAGTCATTGCTATGGATTGACCGTTTAGTATACCATTACTGGCGCGCAACGGCTCGAATGGCCGAATATCAAACGGCCAATGACGAGTAA
- a CDS encoding homoserine dehydrogenase: MQKNKFRIHSNELLEIAQSRSFTDKDNIEERFDEEGKIKLVSDRVNADLTLSLAKTEDGLAYLVKWDDSEEIFKGWNMAWEEFIWCLGVVNKPIEEAAKKAAEEAAQRKAEEAALAAEAAALAEESAEEVEAEVETNVEAEAEAEADVETEEAVVENTEE, translated from the coding sequence ATGCAAAAAAATAAATTTCGTATTCATAGCAATGAATTACTTGAAATTGCACAAAGCCGTTCATTTACAGATAAAGATAATATCGAAGAACGATTTGATGAAGAGGGAAAAATCAAATTAGTTAGTGACCGTGTTAATGCAGATTTAACATTATCTTTAGCTAAAACAGAAGATGGCCTTGCGTATTTAGTGAAATGGGACGACTCTGAAGAAATCTTCAAAGGTTGGAATATGGCATGGGAAGAATTTATTTGGTGCCTTGGCGTAGTTAACAAACCAATCGAAGAAGCTGCCAAAAAAGCGGCTGAAGAAGCAGCACAACGTAAAGCTGAAGAAGCAGCACTTGCAGCAGAAGCAGCAGCACTTGCTGAAGAATCTGCGGAAGAAGTTGAAGCAGAAGTTGAAACAAATGTAGAAGCAGAAGCAGAAGCAGAAGCGGATGTAGAAACAGAAGAAGCTGTTGTAGAAAACACTGAAGAATAA
- a CDS encoding MATE family efflux transporter, whose protein sequence is MEKKTKELSLFKLTWPLFLELFLFMLMGLADTFMLSAVSDDAVAGVGTANQYIQIAILLLGVIGTGASIVVSQYLGSRLVAEASKIAALSVTLNVIIGFVNSGLFMLFSDKIMKMMNLQGAVLEAAQSYLAIVGGFIFVQALITSLSSVIRVQGWTKQTMFVSLGMNVVHVILNYILIFGKFGAPELGVEGAAISSVISRILAAVVFFWLLYQALEVRIVISDYYRFSKEYIGKILKIGIPSALEQVLYQTSQIVLLYYVTYIGAEALSARQYAVNISMFTYLFAMAIGSGTAILVGRYVGSGDKDRAYKTVWFSVKSALVFTLVMVALVMIFREPLMGLFTDNEDIIQIGASVLLLSIFLETGRTINITIINSLRASGDAAYPVRIGLISMILIGLSLGYIFVFVLDLGLVGVWLAISCDEWIRAILVIFRWRSRKWERYAIVGPNKK, encoded by the coding sequence TTGGAAAAAAAGACAAAGGAATTAAGTTTATTTAAATTAACTTGGCCCTTATTTTTAGAGCTATTTTTATTTATGCTCATGGGGTTAGCTGATACATTTATGTTAAGTGCTGTTTCAGATGACGCTGTTGCTGGTGTAGGAACTGCAAACCAATACATACAAATTGCAATTTTATTATTAGGTGTAATTGGAACAGGTGCATCGATCGTTGTTTCACAATATTTAGGCTCACGACTCGTGGCAGAAGCATCAAAAATTGCGGCACTATCGGTTACATTAAACGTCATTATCGGTTTTGTAAATAGTGGCTTGTTTATGTTATTTTCAGATAAAATCATGAAAATGATGAATTTACAAGGTGCTGTTTTGGAAGCAGCGCAAAGTTACTTAGCCATTGTGGGTGGGTTTATTTTTGTACAAGCGCTCATTACATCTCTTTCCTCAGTAATCCGCGTACAGGGCTGGACGAAGCAAACGATGTTCGTATCTCTTGGTATGAATGTAGTACACGTTATTTTAAACTACATTTTAATCTTCGGTAAGTTTGGTGCTCCCGAACTGGGTGTTGAAGGAGCTGCAATATCTTCAGTGATCAGTCGTATTTTAGCGGCTGTTGTTTTCTTCTGGTTACTATATCAAGCATTAGAAGTACGCATTGTAATTTCTGATTATTACCGTTTTTCAAAAGAGTATATCGGTAAAATTCTAAAAATCGGTATTCCTTCAGCATTAGAGCAAGTGCTATATCAAACAAGTCAAATTGTTTTACTCTACTATGTGACCTATATCGGTGCAGAAGCGCTGTCCGCTCGTCAATATGCCGTTAATATTTCGATGTTTACGTATTTATTTGCAATGGCAATTGGTTCAGGTACAGCAATTTTAGTAGGTCGCTATGTGGGGTCTGGAGATAAAGATCGCGCGTATAAAACGGTTTGGTTTAGTGTCAAATCTGCGCTTGTATTTACGTTAGTTATGGTAGCTCTTGTTATGATATTTAGAGAACCTTTAATGGGGTTGTTTACGGATAACGAAGATATTATTCAAATCGGTGCGAGTGTATTATTATTAAGTATTTTCCTTGAAACAGGTCGTACGATTAATATTACGATTATTAACTCTTTACGTGCCTCTGGGGACGCGGCTTATCCAGTACGAATCGGCCTCATTTCCATGATACTTATTGGTTTATCCTTAGGTTATATTTTCGTATTTGTTCTAGATTTAGGTCTAGTTGGTGTATGGCTTGCAATTTCTTGCGATGAATGGATTCGTGCCATTTTAGTTATTTTCCGTTGGCGTAGTCGAAAATGGGAACGTTATGCGATTGTCGGTCCAAATAAAAAATAA
- a CDS encoding 3D domain-containing protein: protein MIKKLLSLTAVVIMSSLIFANTSFAATTYTVKSGDTLTKISKNYNTTVKAIMSANNLKSSQIKVKQVLSIPSKGQTSTAKKQTVSATDPSNVKKTIKMSATAFTATCKGCTGYTKIGINLRKNPTVKLIAVDPKIIPLGSKVWVEGYGIAIAGDTGGSIKGNKIDVFLSNKATANKWGRKTVTVKVLKS, encoded by the coding sequence ATGATCAAAAAATTATTATCACTTACCGCAGTAGTGATTATGAGTTCACTTATTTTTGCTAACACATCATTCGCGGCCACTACATATACAGTTAAATCAGGGGATACCTTAACTAAAATATCGAAAAATTACAATACAACTGTAAAAGCTATTATGTCTGCAAACAATTTAAAGTCTAGTCAAATTAAAGTTAAACAAGTGCTTTCAATTCCATCTAAAGGTCAAACAAGCACGGCTAAGAAACAAACTGTTTCAGCAACAGATCCTTCAAATGTGAAGAAAACAATTAAGATGTCAGCAACAGCGTTCACGGCTACTTGCAAAGGATGCACAGGCTATACAAAAATAGGTATTAATTTAAGAAAAAATCCAACAGTAAAATTAATTGCAGTGGATCCAAAAATTATTCCACTTGGCTCGAAAGTTTGGGTTGAAGGATATGGCATTGCGATTGCAGGAGATACTGGTGGCTCTATTAAAGGGAATAAAATTGATGTATTTCTAAGTAATAAAGCAACAGCAAACAAATGGGGCCGCAAAACAGTAACGGTTAAAGTTTTAAAATCATAG